The Amblyomma americanum isolate KBUSLIRL-KWMA unplaced genomic scaffold, ASM5285725v1 scaffold_393, whole genome shotgun sequence genome includes the window cgtgtgtgtgtgtgtgtgtgtgtgtgtgtgtgtgtgtgtgtgtgtgtgtgtgtgtgtgtgtgtgtgtgtgtgtgtgtgtgtgtgtgtgtgtgtgtgtgtgtgtgtgtgtgtgtgtgtgtgaagcgaacagtcaccgaaaccaaggagcacaagggaatgtttccatttttttatttatagtgcTGATCAATGGGAGACTAAAAcatcgattaatctgtcgcttgaAGGAAAttatacagcagcagaaaaaacaaccatgccggcggtggggatccgaacccacaacctccgaatatatATAGAAGCACCCCTCTGCTTAAATATTGGCGCCACAATAACGTTCTTGCGAGAGAGTATAGACCGAAACAAAGAGCCGGGGActccgcaacatttttttttagtggagggggggggggggggggcaggttttgttatttatttatttaatgctcatttacattaTAGATATTatacattttttattttgtatttatttttcaaCGTTGAAAGGTTAATGCTTccaaagaaactgtttaaggggctgaatAGCGCCCACTAAGAACTTGAATGAGTCCGGCGGTGGCGACAGCCACAAGCGTGCCTCGGTAATTGTCGAAATGAATGCCTGCAGTtattggccgcgctcaatttaaagctggcaaggagccTTACAGACAAAGAACCAACAGCaaatacaacaatctggaaaaatgcggaagcatttgcacgcggccacattcaatggagataagtctggtcgcatctcgcattacaaaacgataaagccgcgtgccggcggttttgagtgcgaacgaacagacggtgcaaatattcacggcaatataaaacgaactgaaataggaagctttacgcacgaggagtgatcaagtgcattaaaaagtttgtgcatagttgtCTAAGTTCTGGTAATCATGATCACGTACACGGGTCTGACGGTCGACTcgtgttgggacatgactggtttaagttactcatatacgaaatgctttacatctggctacgaagccaagcagCTCAGCCCCACTGCGATTTGCATTAAAatagtcctagaactgaagtgtttcaattgtcagcaaTCTGATCCACATGCATGCAGATCGAgactgtgggggggggggggggggggggcactctgGTAAAATGTTGGGGCGGGGGCGACCGCCCCCCTTGCCCCcacccctgttccggggtccctggccGGATGCCGCGTTTTTAACATTTCAGTACAACATGATATACAGGGTGTTGCACCTAAGATTTcacagaatttttaaaaataggatttttgagttagaagaacgcttttttcagcatagcattgtcagcggtgtagtacatcagtatacagctaaggcgtgttaGCTAATGCACAAGACATTTAATATTACAAAACTTATTGACAGAGCTTATGTTCTCCTTCCATGCCTGACTACCGCCCAACCGTCTTCATCGGGCCCCTGTCTCCGCGGCTGCTGTTGCCGGCTTGGCCCAGGTTCATTCAACAGAAGACTTCCTCGCTGTGATGACACCTCTGTGTTGATGTGATTCTGCACCTCGGCTTCATCGTCACTGTCATACTCGCCAGCAATAGATACACGAAGTGTCCTTGTAGGCGGTAGCCTCTGGGAAAGTGACTGTAAAACTTCGTTTTCCTTGAATTCCTTGCACATCTGGTAATGCTTGCACAACAAGGCCGATATCTGGTCCAAGCTGTCGCCTTCGGTGATGATGTCGAATTCGTTGTCAATGACCTCTGCTATCAAATCTGCCACTTCATCGAGGTGCAGATTACCGTTTTCGGCGAAATATTCTTCCAGGACGCCGACCAGCCATTGTTCTTTCTGTCGCGCTTGCTGGCCGCTCATGCCATTTTCAATCGCAATCTGTAGACCATGCCAATCACCAATTAGCGTTTTGACGGACACGTGTCAAAACGTGCtgactagcaggttggttaactaatactgaatagttaactttttatcaTCACTGTTAGGCTTCTAAATTATTGAGGCATGTAGCCCACATTTAAGTAATACTCATATCAGTtcttaaaatttcgaaaacgcggttaccctcggcgctgcgaCCCGACAAATTTTGGCAATTTCGACGAATTacgcgcactggagaggttgctttgcctgcaagcatctcgaaagcgcatgtattttgtttGGCGCGATGTAGACAAAATTTGCTGGGtcatagcgccgagggtaaccgcgttctcgaagttctagaaactgatatggacattatTTAGCGTGGGCTCcacgtctctcaataattaaggagacaAACAGTAATCACTAAAAActtaaatattcaatattagaTAACCAGCCTGccgttagcacatcttagctgcattctgatatacagcaccgctgacaatgctattacgaaaaaagcgctcttgtaactcaaaaagcctatttttaaaaactgtgtaaagcccTAGGTGAAACACCAGGTATATCAACTTGACATGTACTAAAAATGGCACAGGCGCGCTTCTACAGCGACAACTGTTAAAGGCCCGTTGCCTGAATTTAGTGTCGTAGTGTTAATAATAGCGgtgtagtattagtagtagtagtagtagtaaccgGGGCGTTTGGCGAAAACAGAGGAATGTGTGCAACTGGCGGGCCATTACCGTAGAAGGAAGAGTGTAGAGCCGCTGAGCTCAAGAGGCAGGTGTTCCCGCCGGCCGGCGAGCTGTTTGCCGACACGGAGACGCCGACAAGTGCCCGCGCCAAGGTGCTGGCCTGGTACTCGTTACTGGGTGATAGCGCGGCGGCATGTGTCGTCCCATAAACGACCCTTTCCCCCGCAGCGCGTTCCGGGAAACGCTCCCTTTCTGTTCTTTGCGCGGGCGGCGGTGCCGACCCCGCGCATTCACCGTGGGAGCGA containing:
- the LOC144112527 gene encoding pre-rRNA-processing protein TSR2 homolog, whose product is HVSVKTLIGDWHGLQIAIENGMSGQQARQKEQWLVGVLEEYFAENGNLHLDEVADLIAEVIDNEFDIITEGDSLDQISALLCKHYQMCKEFKENEVLQSLSQRLPPTRTLRVSIAGEYDSDDEAEVQNHINTEVSSQRGSLLLNEPGPSRQQQPRRQGPDEDGWAVVRHGRRT